Part of the Candidatus Desulfatibia profunda genome is shown below.
GGCCCGACGACCTTTGCCCCTGTTTTGATGGTCGTATCTACAATATCTGCTGCCGCCTGATCCAGAAGCTTATGATCGTAAGCCTTTAGTCTGATCCTTATTTTTGTATTTGCTATCATCATACAACTTTCTATGAAATAATGTCGCTGACCACGCCGGCGCCGACCGTCCGGCCGCCTTCCCTGATGGCAAACCTGA
Proteins encoded:
- a CDS encoding elongation factor Tu, whose product is RFAIREGGRTVGAGVVSDIIS